The genomic segment CAGGGTTCGGTGGTCAGGTGTTCGAGCTTGCCGGCCTCGTGCGTGAGGCCCAGCAGGTTCGCGTCGGTGGAGTAGGGCGCGTTCTTGCTCGCCTTAATCGGCAGCTTGTGGCCGTTACAGTAATCGATCATCTCCGACCGGCCCGGGAACTGCGAAAGGAACGCCCGGTCCCGCCACGGGGCGTACACCGTGAACTCCGGGGCCAGCATGTTCGTGCAGAGCTGGAAGCGCACCTGGTCGTTGCCGCGGCCGGTCGCCCCGTGGCTGAGGACCGTCGCCCCGCGCTTCCGCATCTCGGGGATCATCCCCGCGACGATGACGTGCCGGCCGATGCCGGTGGTGTTCCAGTACGCGCCCTCGTACCGGGCCTGGAACTGGACGACCTCGATGCCGCTTTCGGCGATCATGTCGTGCAGCGGGATCGCAACGTAGTCCGCGGCACCACACGCACGCATGCGCGTTTCGATTTCGTCGAAGTTCGACTCGTCGGGCTGGGCGATGTCGGCGGTGAAGCAGACGACTTTGACGCCGTGTTCGGTGAGCCACTTGGTCACGGTGCAACTGTCCAGCCCGCCGGACGCGGCGAACGCGACCGTCTGGCCCTTGAGATCGGCTACGGTGGTCATGGGAGCCCTTTGCGGTGCAATACTAGGTGAGGGATAAAATACAAATATGCCAGGCGAGCGGGGCGTAAGCCCCCCGAGTAACCGAATCATTGACGGTTCCCGAGCGAGCGACCGGCGCGTGTTTGTGCCCGGAGTACGTGTTCGTGTCTGGAGTAGCTGTCCGCGTGTAGCTGTCCGCGTTTGGAGTGGCGGTTCGTTTCTCGGGGGGCTTACGCCCCCCCCACTCGCCCGCTCGCCGAGGTGATCTGTGTTTTCACGCCTCTCCGTCCCCGATCTGCTCTTCGAAGAGGTGATCGCCCACGCACGCCTCGAACTCCCCAACGAGTGTTGCGGGTTGCTCGCGGGCCACGTTGCGGCCGGCGCGGGTGTCGTCACAACACGGTTCACGATCGGCAACGACGCGAACAGCCCGACCGAGTACGAAACGAACCCCCGCGACCTGCTCACCGCGTTCCGCCGGCTGCGCGGAACCGGGGCCGATCTCCTCGCGATTTACCACTCGCACCCCACTTCCGCTCCGGTACCGAGTCGGCGCGACGTGGAGCGAAATACTTACGGCGAAACGGTCGTTCACGTGATCGTGAGCCTGGCCGGGGCCGAACCGGAGGTGCGCGGGTGGTTGCTGACGGAAGCGGGCGGCCGCGAAGTGCCCCTTGAAGTCACGCACATTTGACGCGCGCTCCTCCGGGCCAGCCGGGCCGCCGATTTTTCTGAGCACCTTTGTGCACCGGCGGACATGATTATGGTAGCCCGCCCGCCGGAGGCCGCGATGCTGACCCGCGTCCGACTGCCGAACCCGCTCGCCGTGCTGGACGATCGCGCGTTGATCGCGCGCTTCGCGGACGAGCGCGACCAGCCGGCGTTCGAGCAGTTGGTGAAGCGGCACGGCGGGCTCGTGTTCGGCGTGTGCAGACGGGCCGTACGCGACCTCCACCTCGCGGAAGACGCGTTCCAGGCCGTTTTCCTGGTCCTGGCTCGTAACCCCCGCGGCGCGCTGGCGGCCGAGTCCGTCGGCGGGTGGCTGTTCGGTGTGGCCCGCCGCGTCGGTTCGGCGGCCAAGCGGCACGAACAGCGTCGCGAGAAGCGCGAACTTCGAGCGAACTCGCACCCGCCGACAGCGAGCGGTGCGCAAGTCGAATCGGGCGAATGGCTTCGCGTGCTGGATGAGGAACTGGTCGCACTCCCGGATGACGTCCGCGAGGCGCTGGTGGCGTGCTTCCTCGAAGAGCGGACCCAGGACGAAGCCGCCCGTGAACTCGGCTGGAGCGTGAGTACGCTGCGCCGACGGCTCGACCGCGGAAAAGAGTTGCTCCGCGCGCGACTGGCACGCCGGGGCGTGACACTGGGGGGCGGGTTGCTCGTGGCGGCCGTTGCCACGCCGGCTCGCGCCACGGTTCCCGCTGTCAAAGCGCCGGCCGCGATTTCCCAGCGGAGCGCGGCACTCGCGGCCAAAGTTCTGCGGCGGGGAATCGGGGCGAAACTCGGCGCCTGGGTGGCCGCGGTGCTCGCGAGCGGCGGGTTGGTATTCGCCGCGGTCGGCGATTCCGAAGCGCCCCAGACCGTATCCGCTTTGGCCGCCAGACCCGCTCCGGCGATCGCGCCCGTGCCGACCACGCCTGTGGCTCCTAAATGGGTCACGGTGTCGGGTCGCGTGGCGTTCCCGAACGACCGCGTCCTACCGAAGCCGCGGCCGGTACTCGATCAGACCGTCAAAGACGCGGCCGTGTGGCAACCGTTCGCGCCCCTGCACTACGAAGACACGCGGGTTCACCACGAGACCCGCGGCATCGCGAACGTCATCGTCTACCTCCGGCCGGATTCGGACGACCGCAAGTCCGAGTTCCCCCCGGATCAAGTGCATCCGGGCCTGAAACGTCCCGCGCCGGCGGACCACACCGTTCGCGCGACGGCCGGCCAGTTCGCACCGCGGGTGCTCGCGGTTCGGGCCGGCGACCGGGTCGCTTTCTCCAACCAGTTGCCGGTGCCGACGAACGTCCGGTACGACTCGTCGGGGCCGCACGCGTTCAACGTCCTGATCGGGCGGGGAATGGAGCAGGTCACGAAGCCGCTCACCGCGACCCGCCTGCCCGACCGCTACGTGTCGGGTATCTACCCGTGGATGGCCGGGTGCGTGTGGGCGTTTGATCACCCCTACTTCGCGGTGACCGACACCAGTGGCCGGTTCGAACTCCCGCACGTTCCGGTCGGGCGGTGGCGGGTGGTGCTGTGGCACGAGGTCGCCGGTCCCCTCCGCACGGGGGGCCGACTGGGTACGACTCTGAGGGTCCCCGCCAGTCCCACCGGGCGGTACGAGATCGATTCGCTCGTCTTCGAGAGCCCCGACTGGCCCGAGTAGCTTCGTTCCGCGGCCACCTTCCGGGGCTGCGGGTTCACTCCCTTGTTTTTCGAGGTGTTCCCATGCGACGGCTGATGTCGTGCGTGTCCTGCTGCGCACTGGCGGTCACATTTGCCGCGTCCGCGGCCGGTGACGAGAAGGTTCCGTGGTCAACGATCAAGGGGCAGGTCGTCTTCCCGGGGGGCAAACCGATTCCGGCACGGGCGGCGCTCAAGGTCGACCAGGACAAGCCCCACTGCTTGAAGAACGGTCCGATCCTGGACGAATCGGTCCTGGTGAACCCGAAGACGCGGGGCATCAAGAACGTGGTGGTGTTCCTGCGGCCGGACAGCAAACAGGCGAACGCCACGTTCGGACCGGCCGAGGTCCATCCGGCCGACGCGAACCGGAAAGCCGAGGACGTGGTGATCGACCAGCCGTGCTGCATGTTCGTGAACCGGGTCACGCTCGCCCGCGTGGGCGACACCATCGTGGTGAAGAACCCCGCGCCGGTGCCCCACAATTTCTTCTGGGACAGCGCCAACAACGGCACCCACAACCCGACCATTGCCGCGCGGGGCCAGTGGAAGATGCCCGCCGCGCTCAAGAAGGAAGGCCCGCCGATCCAGTACAAATGTACGATTCACGGGTGGATGACGGGGTACGTCCGGGTCTTCGATCACCCGTACTACGCGCTCACCGATGACGACGGGAAGTTCGAGATCAAGAACGCGCCGGTGGGTCCGTACCGCATCGTGTACTGGCACGAGAACGGGGTCCGGGGCGGTGCAATGGGCCGGTTCGGCGAACAAATTGAGATCAAGGGGCCGACCCTCGAAATGAAGCCCATCGAGTTCGACGTCAGCCCGAAGAACTAAGAGGGTCTCCAGTCCTAAAGTCAAAACCCAGAGGCGCGCGTCTGGGTTTTGACTTTAGGACTGGAGACCCCCCAGTTCTACTTGTCTTCGAGAATCTTGACCGCGCCGTTGTCGCGCTTGTACAGCGGCAGGTGGCGGTAATACACCTCGAGGGTCAGAAGGCACATGGCCGTGGTCCCGAGTCGGCCGCAGTTCGTGCCGATCCATCCCCCGCCGCCCTCGGGGTCCCAACTGCCCAGGTTGGCGCCGTCTTTGCGCTGCTGAGATTTGACCAGCCAGTCGCGCATTCCGCCCTTCCGGGTGCCGTCTTCTTGCTTGGGCCCCTCGTTCCAGGTCTTCCAGTCCTCGCCCTCACTGAAGTGAACGACCTGGGTGGCGTAATAGTAGTAGTACATGTCGCGGACGGGGCCGGCGGTGGGCGGGTTCTTCATCAGCCCGGCCACGCCGTCATTCATGCCGGGCTGGTTCGGCCCCCACCCGTCAATGTAGTAGCGGCACAGCAGCCCGACTGCCGTGAGCCCGGTGCCCGGCTTCGCGGTAGCGGTTTCGGAGTAGCCGTACATCGACTTCCGCGAGCCGCCGGCGACGAGGTCCAGGAACTTGACCGCTTTCTTGACGACGCGATCGTCCACCACGAGATCCTTCGACAGTTTCGCGGCGGCGAGCGCCTGAACCTGCCAGCCGACGATGGACGTATCGCCGTTGGTGCCGGAGCCGTAGCCCCAGCTCCCGTTCGGGCCTTGGGACTTCTGAATGTAGTTGATTGCGGCCTGGGCGTAGGGCTTCAGAACCGGGTCCTTGGTCATCCCGAACGCTTCGCACAAGGGGACCGTCGCGATGGCCTGCTCGTACATGTTTTCACTGATGCGGCCCGCGCTCGCGCCGACCAGGGGACAGGCCTTCATCAGGTAGCCCAGACCGTCGTTAACGGTCTTCTGGTACTTCATCTCCTTGTCCTTGGACGGCTTGTGCGTCTCACCGGCCGCGAGGAACGGCAACAGGGCCATGCCGGTCGCCGCCGCCCGGTGCTCCTTCTTCCCCATGTCGTACTCCCAGCCCCCGTCCGATTTCTGTTTCGTGGCGAGCCACGCGAGGCCCAGCGCGACGGCCCGCTCGCTCTCGGCGTTGCCGCCGCCCTCGCGGAGCAGTTTGCTCTTGGTCGCCCCGCTGCGGCCGGGGAACGTGTTGAGCGAGTCGCCCTTGTTGCCCCCGGTGCCGCTCATGAAGCTGCCGGTGTCGCCGGTCACGCCGGGGGCCGAAAAGTCCGACGCGTTCAGGCCGGGGACGGCCAGGGCCGTGGTGTCGGTGTCTGCGGCGTTCGGCTGGCCGACGTTGTCGGTCGAGACGGCGGCGTCAACGGTCTGCTTGTCCAGCCGGGCGCTGTCGGGCAGAGCGCTTTCGATGTTCGGGTCGATGCCGGGATCGGTGTTGGTCAGGTTCTCGTCGTCCGGTTCGTCGGTTTTATCGGCGGTGGTGGCGAGGACCTTCTCGACCGGTTTGGCCGGGGCCACCCGCGACGGGAGGAACAGGATCATCAGGGCGATCACGGTCACGTGAACCGCCCCGCTGACCACCCACGCCGGAACGTGTTTCTTGATGAGCCGCTCCTGCGCGGACTCCTCGGCCGCGTCGAGGCGGCGGATCACGGCGGCGGCGGCCGGCTTGCCGTTCGCGCTCGGCACCGCGGTTGTGTTCTTCTCACTCACGGGGTCGTCTCCTCCGGGCCGCCGCCCATTCGAGTCTGGGGCGCCAGATCGGGTGTCAAAACGATTGAGTTGCTGACCGTTACCGCGCCGCGTCACGCCGGCGCGCTATTGCCGTCTCAAGTCGCAAGGTCGCAAGTCATAAAGCCAAAGACCGGAGCGGGTCTGGGCCTTCGACTTTATGACTTGTGACTTTTTGACTTGAGACTCCACTTAGTTACTGTTCGCCGCATCGAACGGGTTGCGGAGCCGCACTGCGTCCACTGCCT from the Frigoriglobus tundricola genome contains:
- a CDS encoding M67 family metallopeptidase, yielding MFSRLSVPDLLFEEVIAHARLELPNECCGLLAGHVAAGAGVVTTRFTIGNDANSPTEYETNPRDLLTAFRRLRGTGADLLAIYHSHPTSAPVPSRRDVERNTYGETVVHVIVSLAGAEPEVRGWLLTEAGGREVPLEVTHI
- a CDS encoding RNA polymerase sigma factor; translation: MLTRVRLPNPLAVLDDRALIARFADERDQPAFEQLVKRHGGLVFGVCRRAVRDLHLAEDAFQAVFLVLARNPRGALAAESVGGWLFGVARRVGSAAKRHEQRREKRELRANSHPPTASGAQVESGEWLRVLDEELVALPDDVREALVACFLEERTQDEAARELGWSVSTLRRRLDRGKELLRARLARRGVTLGGGLLVAAVATPARATVPAVKAPAAISQRSAALAAKVLRRGIGAKLGAWVAAVLASGGLVFAAVGDSEAPQTVSALAARPAPAIAPVPTTPVAPKWVTVSGRVAFPNDRVLPKPRPVLDQTVKDAAVWQPFAPLHYEDTRVHHETRGIANVIVYLRPDSDDRKSEFPPDQVHPGLKRPAPADHTVRATAGQFAPRVLAVRAGDRVAFSNQLPVPTNVRYDSSGPHAFNVLIGRGMEQVTKPLTATRLPDRYVSGIYPWMAGCVWAFDHPYFAVTDTSGRFELPHVPVGRWRVVLWHEVAGPLRTGGRLGTTLRVPASPTGRYEIDSLVFESPDWPE
- a CDS encoding prenyltransferase/squalene oxidase repeat-containing protein, with protein sequence MSEKNTTAVPSANGKPAAAAVIRRLDAAEESAQERLIKKHVPAWVVSGAVHVTVIALMILFLPSRVAPAKPVEKVLATTADKTDEPDDENLTNTDPGIDPNIESALPDSARLDKQTVDAAVSTDNVGQPNAADTDTTALAVPGLNASDFSAPGVTGDTGSFMSGTGGNKGDSLNTFPGRSGATKSKLLREGGGNAESERAVALGLAWLATKQKSDGGWEYDMGKKEHRAAATGMALLPFLAAGETHKPSKDKEMKYQKTVNDGLGYLMKACPLVGASAGRISENMYEQAIATVPLCEAFGMTKDPVLKPYAQAAINYIQKSQGPNGSWGYGSGTNGDTSIVGWQVQALAAAKLSKDLVVDDRVVKKAVKFLDLVAGGSRKSMYGYSETATAKPGTGLTAVGLLCRYYIDGWGPNQPGMNDGVAGLMKNPPTAGPVRDMYYYYYATQVVHFSEGEDWKTWNEGPKQEDGTRKGGMRDWLVKSQQRKDGANLGSWDPEGGGGWIGTNCGRLGTTAMCLLTLEVYYRHLPLYKRDNGAVKILEDK